The Chloroflexota bacterium genomic interval CTTCGAACTGACGCGTGATCCGCGCGTCCGTCACATACTCGCCAGCCGCTGGCTGCCGTGGCTGTTGATCGCTGCAACGCTGCCGTTCTTCGCGCTCGCAATTCTGACCGGCTTGTTTGGTACCCCGGCCGGTAATCGCAACTTCGGGATCGTCTTTGTCTGGGTTGTCTGGTGGGCGGTGTTGATCCTCCTGTTGGTGCCGTTTGGCGGCCGTCTCTGGTGCGCCATTTGCCCCATTCCGGCGCCCGGTGAGTGGCTGCAGCGTCGCGCCATCCTGGGCCCGCGTCCCGGCGGGCGCCTGCACAGTCTGGGGCTCAAATGGCCGCGCCGCTTGCGCAATATCTGGCTGCAGAACGCCGCTTTTCTGCTGGTGGCGCTGTTTGCCGCGCTCATCTTGACGACGCCGCTGGCCAGCGCATTTGTGCTCCTGCTCATGGTCGGTGTCGCACTGGCGACCAGCGCGCTATTTGAGCGCCGCACGTTCTGCCGCTACCTCTGCCCGGTTGGCGGGTTCATCGGGCTATACGCGCAGGTCGCGCCGCTCGAGGTGCGCGTCAAGGACCGCAGCGTGTGCGCCACGCATACGGTCAAGACGTGCTACACCGGAAGCGAGGCAGGCTACGGCTGCCCCTGGTTGTTGTACCCGGCCACGCTCGACAAGAACACCTATTGCGGCTTGTGTACCGAGTGCCTGAAAACGTGCCCGCACGATAACATCGGGCTGTACCTGCGCCCGCCGGGCGCCGATCTGGTGACGGGCAAAGGACATCGGCTCGACGAAGCCTACAAGGGCATGATTATGCTGACCTGCGCGCTGGCGTACTCGGTCGTGCTCATGGGCCCCTGGGCGGCGCTAAAAGAGGCGGCGTTCGCCATCGGCACTCCCGGCTGGTTCGCTTACGCATTCGTCTTCCTCGCGGCGAATCTTGTGATCGTTCCTGGCCTGTTTTTCGCCTGCGCCGTGATGTCCGAACAGATCAGCCACACGACTGTGCCGCTGCGCCGCTTGTTCGTGGATTACGCGTACGCGCTGGTGCCACTTGGTCTTGGCGCATGGGCCGCGTTTAGCGTGTCGTTCGTATTCATCAATCTCTCGTATGCCTGGCCGGTATTGTCCGACCCGTTCGGATGGGGCTGGAATCTCTTTGGCACCGCGCAGTGGACGTGGACACCCTACGCGGACGGGCTCCTGCCCTACGTCCAGTGGCTGATGCTCTGCCTGGGCCTCGTCGGCGCCATCGGTGTATCGCTCAAGACGGCACGCGATCATCACGGCAGACAGGTCGCCGCCATGCCGATAGTGGCATTCTGCGTGTTGTTCACACTTGGGCTGGTTT includes:
- a CDS encoding 4Fe-4S binding protein; the protein is MSARFELTRDPRVRHILASRWLPWLLIAATLPFFALAILTGLFGTPAGNRNFGIVFVWVVWWAVLILLLVPFGGRLWCAICPIPAPGEWLQRRAILGPRPGGRLHSLGLKWPRRLRNIWLQNAAFLLVALFAALILTTPLASAFVLLLMVGVALATSALFERRTFCRYLCPVGGFIGLYAQVAPLEVRVKDRSVCATHTVKTCYTGSEAGYGCPWLLYPATLDKNTYCGLCTECLKTCPHDNIGLYLRPPGADLVTGKGHRLDEAYKGMIMLTCALAYSVVLMGPWAALKEAAFAIGTPGWFAYAFVFLAANLVIVPGLFFACAVMSEQISHTTVPLRRLFVDYAYALVPLGLGAWAAFSVSFVFINLSYAWPVLSDPFGWGWNLFGTAQWTWTPYADGLLPYVQWLMLCLGLVGAIGVSLKTARDHHGRQVAAMPIVAFCVLFTLGLVWLYV